In one window of Henckelia pumila isolate YLH828 chromosome 1, ASM3356847v2, whole genome shotgun sequence DNA:
- the LOC140891487 gene encoding probable protein phosphatase 2C 24: MAEICCGVVGQNQGSCDTSSRVSRRRRMELQRVRTRFSVEAENDSKRRRLTPESVSAASSLLSHGGSDQMQPKFGMASVCGRRRDMEDAVAIHPSFSNLHPTTPLVLHYFGVYDGHGCSHVAARCRERFHELVKEELAAADESAADFDQKWWKKVMDRSFRRMDKEVIAWNQNVVDDETPNCRCELKSPACEAVGSTAVVAVVTPDEIVVANCGDSRAVLCRNGKAIPLSIDHKPDRPDELNRIQAAGGRVIFWEGARVLGVLAMSRAIGDNYLKPYVTWEPEVTVIKRTEDDECLILASDGLWDVVSNDTACGVARMCLKNGHARNHRTETSSDNACADASMLLTKLALARTSADNVSVVVIDVRK, translated from the exons ATGGCAGAAATCTGTTGCGGTGTTGTGGGTCAGAACCAAGGTTCTTGCGATACCAGCAGCCGGGTGTCGCGGCGGAGGAGGATGGAGCTTCAGAGGGTTCGAACGCGGTTCAGTGTGGAGGCCGAGAATGATTCGAAGCGACGTCGGTTGACGCCGGAAAGTGTTTCGGCGGCGTCTTCTCTGCTCTCCCACGGCGGTTCTGATCAAATGCAGCCCAAGTTCGGAATGGCCTCCGTCTGCGGAAGGCGGAGAGATATGGAAGATGCTGTGGCGATCCATCCCTCGTTTTCTAATCTTCATCCAACCACACCGCTAGTGCTGCACTACTTCGGAGTTTACGACGGCCATGGATGCTCTCAc GTGGCTGCGAGGTGCAGAGAGAGGTTTCATGAGCTGGTGAAAGAAGAGTTGGCTGCTGCAGATGAATCGGCGGCGGACTTTGATCAGAAATGGTGGAAGAAGGTGATGGATCGAAGCTTCCGCCGTATGGACAAAGAAGTGATTGCATGGAACCAAAACGTTGTCGATGACGAGACCCCCAACTGCCGCTGCGAACTCAAGTCGCCGGCGTGCGAAGCCGTTGGATCCACGGCGGTGGTCGCCGTCGTCACTCCGGACGAGATCGTTGTCGCCAACTGCGGCGATTCGCGGGCGGTGCTGTGCCGCAACGGCAAAGCCATTCCTCTCTCCATCGATCACAAA CCGGACCGGCCAGATGAGCTGAACCGGATCCAAGCCGCTGGTGGAAGGGTGATATTCTGGGAGGGTGCTCGGGTTCTTGGAGTTCTTGCCATGTCTAGAGCTATTG GGGACAATTACTTGAAACCGTACGTAACATGGGAGCCAGAAGTGACGGTGATAAAGCGAACCGAGGACGATGAGTGTCTGATCTTGGCAAGCGACGGGCTGTGGGATGTGGTGTCAAACGATACCGCATGTGGAGTTGCGCGGATGTGTTTGAAAAACGGGCACGCCCGCAATCACCGAACCGAGACTTCATCTGATAACGCATGTGCCGATGCGTCGATGCTTCTAACGAAGCTGGCTTTGGCGAGAACGAGTGCGGACAACGTTAGCGTGGTAGTCATTGACGTAAGAAAATAA